The Spirosoma foliorum genome has a window encoding:
- a CDS encoding NADP-dependent isocitrate dehydrogenase codes for MEKIKVANPVVELDGDEMTRIIWKFIKDKLILPYVDVDIKYYDLGIEYRDETNDQVTIDAANAIKEFGVGIKCATITPDEDRVKEFNLKQMWKSPNGTIRNILDGTVFREPIVMSNVPRLVTNWKYPIIVGRHAFGDQYRATDFLVPGKGKLTMKFEGEDGTVLEYDVFKFPGAGVAMGMYNLDESIRGFAQACFNMALQKGWPLYLSTKNTILKKYDGRFKDIFQEIYDAEFKAKGVHYEHRLIDDMVASALKWEGNFVWACKNYDGDVQSDTVAQGFGSLGLMTSVLVTPDGETMEAEAAHGTVTRHYREYQKGNKTSTNPIASIYAWTRGLAFRGKLDGNEELINFANALEAVCVETVESGKMTKDLALSAYPAGTKLVAGEHYLNTEDFLEALDENLKAKLS; via the coding sequence ATGGAAAAAATTAAGGTAGCAAATCCGGTTGTCGAACTGGATGGCGACGAAATGACCCGTATCATTTGGAAATTCATTAAAGATAAGCTGATTCTGCCCTACGTTGACGTTGACATTAAGTACTACGATCTAGGTATCGAGTACCGCGATGAAACCAACGACCAGGTAACGATTGATGCGGCCAATGCCATTAAAGAATTCGGTGTGGGTATCAAATGTGCTACTATCACACCTGATGAAGACCGGGTTAAAGAATTCAATCTGAAGCAGATGTGGAAGTCGCCAAACGGCACGATCCGCAATATTCTGGACGGTACTGTATTTCGCGAACCAATCGTGATGAGCAACGTACCACGTCTGGTTACCAACTGGAAATACCCAATCATCGTTGGTCGGCACGCGTTTGGCGACCAGTACCGCGCTACCGATTTCCTGGTACCAGGCAAAGGTAAACTGACGATGAAGTTTGAAGGCGAAGACGGAACTGTACTAGAATACGACGTTTTCAAATTCCCAGGTGCTGGTGTAGCGATGGGTATGTACAACCTTGATGAGTCGATTCGTGGCTTTGCTCAGGCTTGTTTTAACATGGCTCTGCAAAAAGGCTGGCCGTTGTACCTCTCTACCAAAAACACGATCCTGAAAAAATACGACGGCCGTTTCAAAGATATTTTCCAGGAAATCTACGACGCCGAATTCAAGGCAAAAGGCGTTCATTACGAACACCGCCTGATCGATGACATGGTTGCTTCTGCCCTGAAATGGGAAGGTAATTTTGTGTGGGCTTGTAAAAACTATGATGGCGACGTTCAGTCGGATACCGTAGCTCAAGGCTTTGGATCATTGGGTCTGATGACATCGGTACTGGTTACGCCTGATGGCGAAACGATGGAAGCTGAAGCAGCTCACGGTACGGTTACACGTCACTACCGTGAATACCAAAAAGGCAACAAAACGTCTACCAACCCAATTGCTTCGATCTACGCCTGGACCCGTGGTCTGGCTTTCCGTGGCAAACTGGACGGTAACGAGGAATTGATCAATTTCGCCAATGCACTCGAAGCGGTTTGCGTTGAAACCGTTGAAAGTGGCAAAATGACGAAAGATCTAGCCCTTTCGGCCTACCCTGCTGGTACGAAACTGGTAGCAGGTGAGCATTACCTCAACACCGAAGATTTCCTCGAAGCGCTGGATGAAAATCTGAAAGCTAAATTATCCTAA
- a CDS encoding Dabb family protein, which yields MKHILTLVALILLSVTTYAHTLNSDPPVKTMKTNSVQHIVLFKFKPETTAAKVKEIVAAFEALPSKISQIKGFQWGTNNSPETHAHGLTHAFILTFDSVKDRDDYLPHPAHKAFGGIVGPWIDELTVVDFTNQAK from the coding sequence ATGAAACATATTCTTACCCTCGTAGCGTTGATTCTATTATCGGTTACGACCTACGCGCACACACTTAACAGCGATCCGCCTGTAAAAACAATGAAAACAAATTCGGTTCAACACATTGTGCTATTTAAGTTTAAGCCAGAAACAACGGCTGCCAAAGTGAAAGAGATTGTGGCTGCCTTCGAAGCCTTACCTTCGAAAATTAGCCAGATTAAAGGGTTTCAGTGGGGAACAAACAACAGCCCTGAAACCCATGCACATGGGCTGACACACGCCTTTATCTTAACCTTCGATTCAGTAAAAGATCGGGACGATTATTTGCCTCACCCTGCTCATAAAGCATTTGGTGGCATTGTTGGCCCCTGGATTGATGAGTTGACGGTTGTCGATTTCACGAACCAGGCAAAATAA
- a CDS encoding carbon-nitrogen hydrolase family protein, translating into MTLKNIRVGVVQATPALFELDKSVDLVINWIEKAAQEGCQLVLFPESFIPCYPRGLTFDAIVGRRTDKGRNMWLDYWANSLEVESAQTIRIQEAIKKANLFVALGVTEKEPVGGTLHCAILYFGKDGRFLGKHRKLKPTGLERYIWGESDGSTLISFDTEVGKIGGLICWENYMPLARTALYQQGIEIYLAPTADARDSWQSTMQHIALEGRCFVLASNQFVKKTDYPDRYQADLVDEPDIMSAGGSVIISPMGEILAGPLWNQEGLLIADLDFSVLAKSKLDFDCVGHYSRNDVFNLTVTNQPPIQKI; encoded by the coding sequence ATGACTTTAAAAAATATACGGGTGGGTGTGGTGCAGGCTACGCCAGCTCTCTTTGAATTAGATAAGAGTGTTGATCTGGTGATCAACTGGATTGAAAAAGCGGCTCAGGAAGGTTGCCAATTGGTCTTATTTCCGGAATCGTTTATTCCTTGTTATCCGCGTGGACTAACATTCGATGCCATCGTTGGCCGACGAACAGATAAAGGCCGTAATATGTGGCTGGATTACTGGGCCAATAGTTTAGAAGTAGAGTCAGCACAAACGATTCGAATACAGGAAGCTATAAAAAAGGCAAACTTGTTTGTCGCGCTGGGAGTAACCGAAAAAGAACCCGTTGGGGGAACACTCCATTGCGCGATACTTTACTTTGGAAAGGATGGCCGTTTCCTGGGAAAACATCGGAAACTGAAGCCCACTGGTCTGGAGCGCTATATTTGGGGTGAAAGCGATGGTAGCACCTTGATTAGTTTTGATACCGAAGTTGGGAAAATAGGCGGACTTATCTGTTGGGAGAACTACATGCCCCTGGCCCGCACGGCCCTTTATCAACAGGGAATCGAAATCTACTTAGCACCTACGGCCGATGCCCGCGATTCCTGGCAATCGACCATGCAGCACATTGCGCTAGAGGGACGCTGTTTTGTATTGGCCAGCAACCAGTTCGTCAAAAAAACGGATTATCCTGATCGCTACCAGGCCGATTTAGTTGATGAGCCGGACATTATGAGTGCGGGTGGAAGTGTCATTATCTCGCCTATGGGCGAAATCCTGGCCGGTCCCCTCTGGAATCAGGAAGGCTTGCTCATTGCTGATCTTGATTTTTCGGTACTGGCAAAGAGTAAACTAGATTTCGATTGTGTAGGGCATTACTCGCGTAATGACGTGTTCAACTTAACTGTTACCAACCAACCTCCTATACAGAAAATTTGA
- a CDS encoding Uma2 family endonuclease: protein MQSITLTIPPNLNVFSDDELYAFCLANPELRIERDETGHIIIMPPTGLESSFTNGELFGEVRNWNRQTKAGRTSESNGGYTLPDKSMRAPDVGWVSKERLMGVLPEELKKFAHVCPDFVIEVRSESDNLSELQAKMQKWLQNGVRLGWLVDPQVKTTTIYRPGQDPLIKPFTETLSGEDVLIGFTMNVAEVLTY, encoded by the coding sequence ATGCAGTCTATCACGCTGACCATACCGCCGAATCTGAATGTGTTTTCGGACGACGAACTGTACGCGTTCTGTTTGGCTAACCCCGAACTCCGTATCGAACGAGACGAAACGGGACACATTATTATTATGCCGCCCACCGGACTAGAAAGTAGTTTTACAAACGGCGAACTTTTTGGCGAAGTTCGCAACTGGAACCGCCAAACAAAGGCAGGCCGCACCTCTGAATCAAATGGTGGTTACACCCTTCCTGATAAATCCATGCGAGCACCTGATGTGGGTTGGGTGAGTAAAGAGAGGCTTATGGGTGTTTTGCCGGAAGAGCTTAAGAAATTCGCTCACGTCTGCCCAGACTTTGTTATTGAGGTTAGATCGGAGTCTGACAATTTGAGCGAATTACAGGCGAAGATGCAAAAGTGGCTTCAGAACGGTGTTCGGTTGGGCTGGCTAGTTGATCCGCAAGTAAAAACAACAACGATTTATCGCCCTGGCCAGGACCCATTAATAAAACCCTTTACTGAAACACTTTCCGGTGAAGATGTATTGATTGGCTTTACAATGAATGTTGCGGAGGTGTTAACCTATTAG
- a CDS encoding YcxB family protein: MIVKTKKYALDQKTYINIALRQWVKENWKWGFIPLALILLNVVLSLTKVYPNYWIYIVVVLLTILYVLFWAVQITGIAQMEQSKALFQKYVYEIDSRQILMRINAKEGGILKWSQIESVVKDKEAYILFLDNAEAMANVKANWLAKTVTKGLSKAQFLYLPFNIFTSENDLRFTDALLKRKGLLPGSVPAETVK, encoded by the coding sequence ATGATTGTTAAGACTAAAAAGTACGCATTAGACCAAAAAACGTACATCAATATCGCCCTACGCCAATGGGTGAAAGAGAACTGGAAATGGGGATTTATACCCCTGGCGCTGATTCTGCTGAATGTTGTTCTGAGCCTGACGAAAGTCTACCCTAATTATTGGATTTACATCGTGGTTGTTTTGCTGACGATTTTGTACGTCCTGTTCTGGGCTGTTCAGATTACGGGTATTGCTCAGATGGAGCAAAGCAAGGCGCTATTTCAGAAGTATGTTTATGAAATTGACAGCCGCCAGATCCTGATGCGGATCAATGCCAAAGAAGGCGGCATTTTAAAATGGAGTCAGATTGAAAGCGTTGTAAAAGACAAAGAAGCGTATATTCTTTTTCTAGATAATGCCGAAGCGATGGCTAATGTAAAGGCGAACTGGCTGGCTAAAACGGTTACAAAAGGTTTATCGAAAGCGCAGTTTCTATATCTGCCATTTAACATATTTACCAGCGAGAATGATCTGCGGTTTACAGACGCCCTGCTGAAGCGGAAAGGATTGCTACCTGGTAGTGTTCCTGCTGAAACAGTAAAGTAA
- a CDS encoding DUF4783 domain-containing protein, with the protein MHTIISFIFGLFVWILPGKSPTEADITQTVGVSLRNGDASQLSARFAKTIELVIDTEKVEFPAVQATHAELILRSFFRKYPPHKFRFVYRGSSDRLRYSTGNYETGDQTFSVYVLMRQTSDHGYAINALHFRKE; encoded by the coding sequence ATGCACACGATTATTAGTTTTATTTTTGGTCTTTTTGTCTGGATACTTCCAGGCAAATCGCCTACAGAGGCCGATATTACACAGACCGTGGGTGTATCGTTACGTAATGGGGATGCCAGCCAGTTATCCGCTCGTTTTGCCAAAACGATTGAGTTGGTTATTGACACCGAAAAAGTTGAATTTCCGGCGGTTCAGGCAACGCATGCCGAATTAATTTTACGTTCGTTCTTTCGAAAATATCCTCCGCACAAATTCCGGTTTGTATACCGGGGTTCATCCGACCGATTACGCTACAGTACCGGAAACTACGAAACAGGCGACCAGACATTTTCGGTTTACGTTCTCATGCGCCAAACCTCCGATCATGGCTATGCCATTAATGCCCTGCACTTTAGAAAAGAATGA
- a CDS encoding phosphoribosyltransferase family protein, translated as MNTAQPTLILNREQIHQKIRRIAFQIYENNFEETALLLAGISGEGYILAEALARELQTIAPFSVELIKLRLDKSRLAQPAVSYDPSATDLTDKTVIVIDDVLYTGRTLAFSLQPFLTVPIRKLQVAVLIDRNHPRYPVAADYKGYELSTTLSEHVDVVLSDEERAGVYLR; from the coding sequence ATGAATACCGCCCAGCCCACGCTTATCCTCAATAGAGAGCAGATCCATCAGAAAATCAGACGGATAGCCTTTCAGATTTACGAGAATAACTTTGAAGAAACCGCCCTCTTATTGGCAGGTATTTCGGGGGAAGGATACATACTTGCCGAAGCATTGGCACGTGAATTGCAAACAATAGCGCCTTTTTCTGTCGAGTTAATTAAGCTCCGTTTAGACAAATCGCGGCTGGCCCAACCTGCCGTTAGTTACGACCCCTCCGCCACGGATCTTACCGACAAAACGGTCATCGTTATTGACGATGTACTCTATACGGGCCGGACACTGGCCTTCAGTCTACAACCTTTTCTGACCGTTCCCATCCGGAAACTACAAGTGGCCGTTTTAATTGATCGCAACCACCCCCGCTATCCAGTGGCTGCCGACTATAAAGGCTATGAATTAAGCACAACCCTAAGCGAACACGTTGATGTTGTGTTAAGCGACGAAGAACGGGCGGGGGTGTATTTACGATAA